The region CAAGAACGCGGCCGAGGAGTCCGAGGAGGCGATCCGCAAGGCGCTCGACGGCGCGGACCTCGTGTTCGTGACCGCGGGCATGGGCGGCGGCACCGGCACGGGCTCCGCGCCCGTCGTCGCGGAGGTCGCCCGCGATCTCGGCGCGCTCACGATCGCGGTCGTCACGACCCCCTTCGGCATGGAGGGCCATATCCGCGCGAAGAACGCGGAATCGGGCCTCTCGCGCCTGCGCGACGCGGCCGACACGACGGTCGTCATCCCGAACGACAAGCTCCTCGAGGTCGCGCCGCGGCTCCCGCTCGCGCAGGCGTTCCGCGTCGCGGACGAGATCCTCATGCGCTCGATCCGCGGCCTCACCGAGATGATCACGAAGCCCGGCCTCGTGAACCTCGACTTCGCGGACCTCAAGACGGTCATGAAGAAGGGCGGCGTCGCGATGATCGGCGTCGGCGAGGCCGAAGGCGACCAGCGCGCCCGCGAAGCCATCGAGGAAGCGCTCACGTCACCGCTGCTCGACGTCGACGTGAGCAGC is a window of Candidatus Thermoplasmatota archaeon DNA encoding:
- the ftsZ gene encoding cell division protein FtsZ encodes the protein MPTSEIDQELEALLAGLNTKIKVVGCGGGGCNTIMRLSQSNLENVELIACNTDAQHLLNVKVPQKILIGRNLTRGLGAGAIPDVGKNAAEESEEAIRKALDGADLVFVTAGMGGGTGTGSAPVVAEVARDLGALTIAVVTTPFGMEGHIRAKNAESGLSRLRDAADTTVVIPNDKLLEVAPRLPLAQAFRVADEILMRSIRGLTEMITKPGLVNLDFADLKTVMKKGGVAMIGVGEAEGDQRAREAIEEALTSPLLDVDVSSATGCLVDVAGGPDMTLEEAQKVVQEIHDRVSPDCRIIWGANVQPDLGKTLRAMVVLTGVRSKQILGRDDSVPNYREAARPKGVDFVL